The Pygocentrus nattereri isolate fPygNat1 chromosome 2, fPygNat1.pri, whole genome shotgun sequence genome has a window encoding:
- the LOC119264755 gene encoding uncharacterized protein LOC119264755 isoform X2, translating to MDSEGDSGNKFHKLLQEAQRLAAELNPKLAKKRRSAKPVSGVVSWRQRDNSGQIIPKFPPKTYNSTTRKRSSSEVAEPVFQQPEPTPYDSAQELNALQDILRDIPPQEKGTVPLSWAERQAQSSEKWNASRSAMVKNIFLAEHTDTYICDICLQNTSVVRCRDCLPRQFLCSSCDTQIHQHILHNREAMFEGFYQPLAPNMIIQLQNDGSHQIKHEVRLLPVRLPQQCTCSPSQLKLTCGKEVILVGINGRYQLNLPTLSCSQCMKSWTTGLDELVQCGYWPATINHQTIFHVDLFQSFQDLKQLAPGLSRQAFIGMLDERTKYFGRTGKICGDTFQRSFLEWCYAQHEVDKLLEVEPFRCTACSPQMHAVSVDGNRKLYRFKNASGSATKGLFDGTFLARDEEVSSFVAQIQQATKHTPGKGMCGSSQWTAAKEHSGKSASKIDEEGLEIAVCRHGVLLRALNMFRGEIYAYPLYLQKELSPSNVSFFCSDVACKYYPYLEKVSNKCSELQGLLEMHPLLSVMHAKAHSWTCELKWGGRNQEGAGNTIGEEVEQVNSFLSRAAISTKYMSKGGRTDMLTVLAMGWNKKKMSNMDKILAQRYAKAVQRVADDKLKLEELKAELRIDDAVIQQWVTEVQHWPEANSSLEGEASREVILKKKIEGLYLSVMQRKHRLYRQTDSNKRRHKMRQKIAEEKAALSSAIEELREQTDIILPAVDELLLTENFVWSWTYLGPTDLRTKKAIFDQVMVIRRMQEEEQIVVQEMRRHLNSLIGVAGSLKTLLLDQSNGAHCGYHSMLRRRLSVVNAQVHHTKASFSLALHGEMTSQDMLSEDREEQVSDVEDTSDDDNDIDSS from the exons ATGGACTCTGAAGGAGACTCTGGTAATAAATTCCACAAGCTTCTTCAGGAAGCACAGAGACTTGCAGCAGAGCTCAATCCAAAATTG GCAAAGAAAAGAAGGTCGGCAAAACCCGTATCTGGTGTTGTTAGTTGGAGACAGAGGGATAATTCAGGACAAATTATTCCAAAATTTCCCCCAAAGACTTATAACTCGACTACAC GTAAAAGGAGCAGTTCTGAAGTGGCTGAACCAGTATTTCAGCAGCCTGAGCCAACACCTTATG ATAGTGCTCAAGAACTTAATGCACTGCAAGACATTCTCAGGGACATTCCTCCACAAGAGAAGGGCACTGTGCCACTAAGCTGGGCTGAACGGCAAGCTCAAAGCTCAGAGAAGTGGAATGCTTCTAGATCAGCCATggttaaaaacatatttctcgCAGAGCACACAGACACCTATATCTGTGACATCTGCCTGCAAAACACATCTGTTGTGAGGTGCAGAGATTGTTTGCCAAGACAGTTCCTGTGCAGTTCCTGCGATACACAGATACATCAGCACATCCTCCATAACCGAGAAGCCATGTTTGAGGGATTCTATCAACCCTTAGCCCCAAACATGATCATTCAACTTCAAAATGATGGGTCACACCAGATAAAGCATGAag tTCGACTGTTGCCGGTTCGTCTACCTCAACAGTGTACCTGTTCTCCCAGTCAGCTAAAGCTGACCTGTGGCAAAGAGGTCATCCTTGTTGGAATTAATG GACGGTACCAACTAAATTTGCCAACATTGAGCTGTTCTCAGTGCATGAAAAGCTGGACCACTGGACTTGATGAACTAGTACAATGTGGATATTGGCCTGCTACCATCAACCACCAGACCATCTTCCATGTAGACCTGTTCCAGTCTTTCCAggatctgaagcagctggctCCTGGGCTTTCTCGTCAAGCATTTATTGGAATGCTTGATGAAAGAACAAAGTATTTTGGCAGA ACCGGAAAAATATGTGGTGACACATTCCAGCGGTCATTTCTGGAGTGGTGCTACGCGCAGCATGAGGTGGACAAACTGTTGGAAGTTGAGCCCTTCCGGTGTACAGCATGTTCACCACAAATGCATGCTGTATCAGTGGATGGAAATAGAAAATTATACCGATTTAAGAATGCATCAGG AAGTGCCACAAAGGGACTTTTTGATGGCACCTTCCTGGCCAGAGATGAGGAGGTGTCAAGTTTTGTTGCTCAAATCCAGCAGGCAACcaaacat acTCCTGGGAAAGGAATGTGCGGATCATCACAATGGACAGCTGCAAAAGAGCATTCTGGGAAATCTGCCTCAAAAATTGATGAGGAGGGGCTGGAAATCGCTGTGTGCCGGCATGGGGTGCTTTTGAGAGCACTGAATATGTTCAGAGGGGAGATTTATGCTTACCCTCTGTATCTGCAGAAGGAACTGTCCCCCtcaaatgtttcctttttctgttcAGATGTGGCATGCAAGTATTATCCGTATTTGGAAAAGGTCTCCAATAAGTGCTCTGAACTGCAGGGACTATTGGAGATGCATCCACTTCTTTCAGTGATGCATGCCAAAGCACACTCCTGGACATGTGAG TTGAAATGGGGTGGACGCAATCAAGAAGGCGCTGGCAATACCATTGGTGAGGAAGTGGAGCAG GTAAATAGCTTCCTGTCCAGGGCTGCTATCTCCACAAAATACATGTCTAAAGGTG GAAGAACAGACATGCTCACAGTTCTGGCAATGGGgtggaacaaaaagaaaatgagtaaCATGGACAAAATATTGGCCCAAAGATATGCTAAG GCCGTCCAGAGAGTGGCAGATGATAAGCTTAAGCTGGAGGAGCTCAAAGCTGAGTTAAGGATTGATGATGCTGTTATCCAACAGTGGGTCACTGAGGTGCAACACTGGCCTGAAG CAAATTCTAGTTTGGAGGGTGAAGCCTCAAGGGAGGTCATTCTGAAGAAGAAAATTGAAGGACTGTACCTTAGTGTCATGCAGAGGAAACATCGCCTTTACCGTCAGACAG ACAGCAACAAGAGACGACATAAGATGCGCCAGAAAATTGCAGAGGAAAAGGCAGCTTTATCTTCTGCTATTGAAGAGCTACGTGAACAGACGGACATCATTCTGCCTGCTGTTGATGAGCTTCTCTTGACTGAAAATTTTGTGTGGTCCTGGACTTATCTTGGACCCA CTGATCTCAGAACAAAGAAGGCCATCTTTGACCAGGTGATGGTGATCAGGAGAATGCAAGAGGAGGAGCAAATTGTAGTTCAGGAGATGAGGAGGCACTTGAACTCCCTCATAGGTGTTGCTGGGAGTCTAAAAACCTTACTGCTGGACCAAA GCAATGGCGCACACTGTGGATATCACAGCATGTTGAGGAGGAGATTGAGTGTTGTGAATGCCCAAGTACATCACACAAAAGCATCATTCAGCTTGGCTCTTCATGGAGAAATGACATCCCAAGATATGCTGTCTGAGGACAGGGAGGAACAAGTGTCAGATGTGGAGGACACATCTGATGATGACAATGACATTGATTCTTCATAA
- the LOC119264755 gene encoding uncharacterized protein LOC119264755 isoform X1: MDSEGDSGNKFHKLLQEAQRLAAELNPKLAKKRRSAKPVSGVVSWRQRDNSGQIIPKFPPKTYNSTTRKRSSSEVAEPVFQQPEPTPYDSAQELNALQDILRDIPPQEKGTVPLSWAERQAQSSEKWNASRSAMVKNIFLAEHTDTYICDICLQNTSVVRCRDCLPRQFLCSSCDTQIHQHILHNREAMFEGFYQPLAPNMIIQLQNDGSHQIKHEVRLLPVRLPQQCTCSPSQLKLTCGKEVILVGINGRYQLNLPTLSCSQCMKSWTTGLDELVQCGYWPATINHQTIFHVDLFQSFQDLKQLAPGLSRQAFIGMLDERTKYFGRTGKICGDTFQRSFLEWCYAQHEVDKLLEVEPFRCTACSPQMHAVSVDGNRKLYRFKNASGSATKGLFDGTFLARDEEVSSFVAQIQQATKHVNTPGKGMCGSSQWTAAKEHSGKSASKIDEEGLEIAVCRHGVLLRALNMFRGEIYAYPLYLQKELSPSNVSFFCSDVACKYYPYLEKVSNKCSELQGLLEMHPLLSVMHAKAHSWTCELKWGGRNQEGAGNTIGEEVEQVNSFLSRAAISTKYMSKGGRTDMLTVLAMGWNKKKMSNMDKILAQRYAKAVQRVADDKLKLEELKAELRIDDAVIQQWVTEVQHWPEANSSLEGEASREVILKKKIEGLYLSVMQRKHRLYRQTDSNKRRHKMRQKIAEEKAALSSAIEELREQTDIILPAVDELLLTENFVWSWTYLGPTDLRTKKAIFDQVMVIRRMQEEEQIVVQEMRRHLNSLIGVAGSLKTLLLDQSNGAHCGYHSMLRRRLSVVNAQVHHTKASFSLALHGEMTSQDMLSEDREEQVSDVEDTSDDDNDIDSS, from the exons ATGGACTCTGAAGGAGACTCTGGTAATAAATTCCACAAGCTTCTTCAGGAAGCACAGAGACTTGCAGCAGAGCTCAATCCAAAATTG GCAAAGAAAAGAAGGTCGGCAAAACCCGTATCTGGTGTTGTTAGTTGGAGACAGAGGGATAATTCAGGACAAATTATTCCAAAATTTCCCCCAAAGACTTATAACTCGACTACAC GTAAAAGGAGCAGTTCTGAAGTGGCTGAACCAGTATTTCAGCAGCCTGAGCCAACACCTTATG ATAGTGCTCAAGAACTTAATGCACTGCAAGACATTCTCAGGGACATTCCTCCACAAGAGAAGGGCACTGTGCCACTAAGCTGGGCTGAACGGCAAGCTCAAAGCTCAGAGAAGTGGAATGCTTCTAGATCAGCCATggttaaaaacatatttctcgCAGAGCACACAGACACCTATATCTGTGACATCTGCCTGCAAAACACATCTGTTGTGAGGTGCAGAGATTGTTTGCCAAGACAGTTCCTGTGCAGTTCCTGCGATACACAGATACATCAGCACATCCTCCATAACCGAGAAGCCATGTTTGAGGGATTCTATCAACCCTTAGCCCCAAACATGATCATTCAACTTCAAAATGATGGGTCACACCAGATAAAGCATGAag tTCGACTGTTGCCGGTTCGTCTACCTCAACAGTGTACCTGTTCTCCCAGTCAGCTAAAGCTGACCTGTGGCAAAGAGGTCATCCTTGTTGGAATTAATG GACGGTACCAACTAAATTTGCCAACATTGAGCTGTTCTCAGTGCATGAAAAGCTGGACCACTGGACTTGATGAACTAGTACAATGTGGATATTGGCCTGCTACCATCAACCACCAGACCATCTTCCATGTAGACCTGTTCCAGTCTTTCCAggatctgaagcagctggctCCTGGGCTTTCTCGTCAAGCATTTATTGGAATGCTTGATGAAAGAACAAAGTATTTTGGCAGA ACCGGAAAAATATGTGGTGACACATTCCAGCGGTCATTTCTGGAGTGGTGCTACGCGCAGCATGAGGTGGACAAACTGTTGGAAGTTGAGCCCTTCCGGTGTACAGCATGTTCACCACAAATGCATGCTGTATCAGTGGATGGAAATAGAAAATTATACCGATTTAAGAATGCATCAGG AAGTGCCACAAAGGGACTTTTTGATGGCACCTTCCTGGCCAGAGATGAGGAGGTGTCAAGTTTTGTTGCTCAAATCCAGCAGGCAACcaaacatgtaaat acTCCTGGGAAAGGAATGTGCGGATCATCACAATGGACAGCTGCAAAAGAGCATTCTGGGAAATCTGCCTCAAAAATTGATGAGGAGGGGCTGGAAATCGCTGTGTGCCGGCATGGGGTGCTTTTGAGAGCACTGAATATGTTCAGAGGGGAGATTTATGCTTACCCTCTGTATCTGCAGAAGGAACTGTCCCCCtcaaatgtttcctttttctgttcAGATGTGGCATGCAAGTATTATCCGTATTTGGAAAAGGTCTCCAATAAGTGCTCTGAACTGCAGGGACTATTGGAGATGCATCCACTTCTTTCAGTGATGCATGCCAAAGCACACTCCTGGACATGTGAG TTGAAATGGGGTGGACGCAATCAAGAAGGCGCTGGCAATACCATTGGTGAGGAAGTGGAGCAG GTAAATAGCTTCCTGTCCAGGGCTGCTATCTCCACAAAATACATGTCTAAAGGTG GAAGAACAGACATGCTCACAGTTCTGGCAATGGGgtggaacaaaaagaaaatgagtaaCATGGACAAAATATTGGCCCAAAGATATGCTAAG GCCGTCCAGAGAGTGGCAGATGATAAGCTTAAGCTGGAGGAGCTCAAAGCTGAGTTAAGGATTGATGATGCTGTTATCCAACAGTGGGTCACTGAGGTGCAACACTGGCCTGAAG CAAATTCTAGTTTGGAGGGTGAAGCCTCAAGGGAGGTCATTCTGAAGAAGAAAATTGAAGGACTGTACCTTAGTGTCATGCAGAGGAAACATCGCCTTTACCGTCAGACAG ACAGCAACAAGAGACGACATAAGATGCGCCAGAAAATTGCAGAGGAAAAGGCAGCTTTATCTTCTGCTATTGAAGAGCTACGTGAACAGACGGACATCATTCTGCCTGCTGTTGATGAGCTTCTCTTGACTGAAAATTTTGTGTGGTCCTGGACTTATCTTGGACCCA CTGATCTCAGAACAAAGAAGGCCATCTTTGACCAGGTGATGGTGATCAGGAGAATGCAAGAGGAGGAGCAAATTGTAGTTCAGGAGATGAGGAGGCACTTGAACTCCCTCATAGGTGTTGCTGGGAGTCTAAAAACCTTACTGCTGGACCAAA GCAATGGCGCACACTGTGGATATCACAGCATGTTGAGGAGGAGATTGAGTGTTGTGAATGCCCAAGTACATCACACAAAAGCATCATTCAGCTTGGCTCTTCATGGAGAAATGACATCCCAAGATATGCTGTCTGAGGACAGGGAGGAACAAGTGTCAGATGTGGAGGACACATCTGATGATGACAATGACATTGATTCTTCATAA